One Bacillus sp. FJAT-52991 genomic region harbors:
- a CDS encoding helix-turn-helix transcriptional regulator, which produces MLSKRLKAARLRKKLTQQELADRLKTTKGTISNYENGHSTPSNEMLREIALVLEISTDYLLGVTNSESSTSNSLTDDEREMLEFFKNPELNLFFKDMKESPIEQLEELRAIWEIIKKRNANK; this is translated from the coding sequence ATGCTATCAAAAAGACTAAAAGCAGCGCGTTTACGTAAAAAGCTTACCCAACAAGAGCTGGCCGACCGCTTAAAAACAACTAAAGGAACAATCAGCAATTACGAAAACGGGCATAGCACACCTTCAAATGAAATGCTTAGAGAAATAGCTCTTGTTCTCGAGATCAGTACTGATTATTTACTCGGTGTAACAAACAGCGAAAGCTCAACTTCCAATAGCCTTACAGATGATGAACGTGAAATGCTTGAGTTCTTTAAAAACCCGGAGCTCAATTTGTTTTTTAAAGATATGAAGGAGTCCCCTATAGAACAACTCGAGGAACTTCGAGCGATCTGGGAGATCATTAAAAAGAGGAATGCAAATAAGTAA
- a CDS encoding helix-turn-helix transcriptional regulator, with amino-acid sequence MKNSNLINARLKKGLTQEELAKMLGYTKAAVSNWENGVSIPRTKDAIAISRILEESVDYLFYAQNEQESHTKINDDKTKKAI; translated from the coding sequence ATGAAGAATAGCAATTTAATAAATGCCCGTTTGAAAAAGGGTTTAACTCAGGAAGAACTTGCAAAAATGCTAGGTTACACCAAAGCGGCTGTCTCTAACTGGGAAAACGGGGTTTCTATTCCGCGTACTAAAGATGCAATTGCGATTTCTAGAATTCTTGAAGAAAGCGTCGATTATCTTTTTTATGCTCAAAACGAACAAGAATCTCATACAAAAATTAATGATGATAAAACCAAAAAAGCTATATAA
- a CDS encoding helix-turn-helix transcriptional regulator, producing MKIGEKIAEARKRVGFTQKDLSEGEEVFCSREAIAKYETGKRPFPKDHFRGVANTLDDPQFYFDSWEETTGHVSIPFFDGDYIDQHPSAMKYMVKKETYEALENMEKVCWAKPTHIRNSAEQEEIKQVIKELLDAAASMINLVAILCREYGFSMRSIFKQWRLSTKAKRWWS from the coding sequence ATGAAAATAGGAGAGAAAATTGCTGAAGCTAGAAAGCGGGTTGGATTCACTCAAAAAGATTTATCTGAGGGAGAAGAGGTGTTTTGCTCACGTGAAGCCATTGCTAAATATGAAACTGGCAAACGCCCTTTTCCTAAAGATCATTTCAGAGGGGTGGCCAATACATTAGATGATCCACAATTTTATTTTGATAGTTGGGAAGAAACAACTGGGCATGTAAGCATTCCTTTTTTTGATGGCGACTACATAGATCAGCATCCAAGTGCCATGAAGTACATGGTGAAGAAAGAAACATATGAAGCACTGGAAAACATGGAAAAAGTTTGTTGGGCCAAGCCGACACACATTCGTAATAGCGCAGAACAAGAAGAGATCAAACAGGTGATCAAGGAACTGTTAGATGCAGCGGCCAGCATGATCAACCTCGTAGCCATTCTTTGTCGAGAATACGGATTTTCGATGCGTAGCATATTCAAGCAATGGCGGCTATCCACGAAAGCGAAAAGGTGGTGGTCATAA
- a CDS encoding class I SAM-dependent methyltransferase: MERVLDACCGSRMFWFDKQNDNVVFMDNRQLSDTLCDGRKLEVNPDVVADFRNMPFEDDSFYLVVFDPPHLLKVGEDSWLAKKYGKLGEDWQNDIAQGFSECMRVLKPNGTLIFKWNEDQIKLKDVLKCFDQKPLFGNKRSKTHWLVFMKG; the protein is encoded by the coding sequence ATGGAACGTGTTTTAGATGCATGTTGTGGCAGTCGGATGTTTTGGTTTGATAAGCAAAATGACAACGTAGTGTTTATGGACAATCGCCAATTAAGTGACACACTTTGCGATGGGCGAAAGCTAGAAGTGAACCCTGATGTCGTCGCAGACTTTAGGAATATGCCATTTGAAGATGATTCATTTTATTTAGTCGTTTTCGATCCACCACATTTATTAAAAGTCGGCGAAGATTCTTGGTTGGCGAAGAAATACGGAAAGCTTGGCGAAGATTGGCAGAACGACATAGCGCAAGGGTTTAGCGAGTGTATGAGGGTTCTTAAACCAAACGGAACGCTTATTTTTAAGTGGAACGAGGATCAAATTAAATTGAAAGATGTTTTAAAGTGCTTTGACCAAAAGCCGTTATTCGGAAATAAACGTAGCAAGACACACTGGTTAGTCTTTATGAAAGGTTAA
- a CDS encoding DNA-entry nuclease, which produces MELVSNQPIEFDVFGRMKFHPAFHQKHGQPYSESDLEYLCKYWETDGMQLMALALGRPEGAISTKVAKLKKNGRFDYYKNLNKHW; this is translated from the coding sequence ATGGAGCTAGTAAGTAATCAGCCAATTGAATTTGATGTCTTTGGTCGAATGAAATTTCATCCAGCGTTTCATCAAAAGCATGGGCAGCCTTATTCTGAGTCTGATCTTGAATACTTATGCAAGTATTGGGAGACGGATGGGATGCAGCTGATGGCCCTTGCGCTGGGACGACCAGAAGGAGCCATATCAACCAAGGTGGCCAAACTCAAGAAAAACGGCCGATTCGACTATTACAAAAATTTGAATAAGCATTGGTAA
- a CDS encoding DnaD domain protein yields MGSKLLLDERPLLVLPSLATKIGLNEALFLQQLNYWINSSNHIHEEKKWVYNTIAKWQEQFPFWSESTLKRIIKNLEKLNLLVTGNFNKSPIDKTKWYSIDFDVLEKLSEVPEEDQEKTHNDALGQNEPMDSQNDLSSGQSDLSSGSEWSIEGVNLTKAIPESTTESTSIKEVEEDAPAPNPFSFFEQNGFGTIGGHIAQKISAWCEDLSDELVLYAMTLAVEQGKCTWSYTEAILKDWHQKKFRSVDQVNAARLAYKQQQTQKKQSRKSYSGKPIREERTPAWLKVQEDQQVPDASFESDKAKLEADAEFEKKRAELEARIKRSREGRSRE; encoded by the coding sequence ATGGGAAGTAAGCTACTTTTAGATGAAAGGCCGTTACTTGTGCTACCATCATTAGCCACAAAAATCGGCTTAAATGAAGCTCTGTTTCTTCAGCAGTTAAACTACTGGATCAACAGCAGCAATCACATCCACGAAGAGAAGAAATGGGTGTATAACACGATAGCGAAGTGGCAGGAGCAATTTCCTTTCTGGTCAGAAAGTACGCTCAAACGAATTATTAAAAACTTAGAAAAGCTGAATCTTTTAGTCACTGGGAATTTTAATAAGTCCCCGATTGACAAAACAAAGTGGTATTCAATTGATTTTGATGTTCTTGAAAAGTTAAGTGAAGTACCTGAGGAAGATCAAGAGAAAACGCATAACGATGCATTAGGTCAAAATGAACCGATGGACAGTCAAAATGATCTGTCGTCAGGTCAAAGTGACCTATCGAGTGGGTCAGAATGGTCTATCGAAGGGGTCAATTTGACCAAAGCAATACCAGAGAGTACTACAGAGAGTACTTCAATTAAAGAAGTGGAAGAAGATGCGCCTGCCCCAAATCCATTTTCATTTTTTGAACAAAATGGATTCGGAACTATTGGCGGTCATATTGCTCAAAAAATTTCTGCTTGGTGTGAAGATCTTTCAGACGAACTTGTTTTATACGCCATGACTTTAGCTGTTGAACAAGGGAAATGCACCTGGAGCTATACCGAAGCCATTCTTAAAGACTGGCATCAGAAGAAGTTTCGTTCCGTTGATCAAGTTAACGCTGCCCGATTAGCTTATAAACAGCAGCAAACACAGAAAAAACAGTCTCGCAAATCTTATAGCGGTAAACCTATTCGGGAAGAACGAACTCCAGCTTGGTTGAAAGTGCAAGAAGATCAACAAGTGCCTGATGCATCATTTGAAAGTGATAAAGCAAAACTGGAAGCTGATGCGGAGTTCGAGAAAAAGCGTGCAGAACTAGAAGCAAGAATCAAAAGAAGTCGTGAGGGGCGTAGTCGTGAATAA